Genomic window (Methanosphaera sp.):
CCACGTTCTATTGTTCTGACATCTTCATCCTTATTTAAAATAAAGCTTTTAAGATATTCTTCATCATTTAACTCAGGATAGTCAGTTCTGTAGTGTGCTCCACGACTTTCTTTACGTAGTAATGCTGATTTTACAATAAGTTTTGCAAGACGTATCATTGATTTTATTTCTAATGATGTGATAAGTTCTGCATTAAATTCATCAAATCCTGGAACTTTCATATCTTCTGTTTTCTTTTCAAGTTCATCAAGTTTACTTTGTGCTTCAAGTAATCCTTCTTCATCTCTTATAATTGCAACATGATCCCACATGATATGTTGAAGTTCACTTTTAATAGCTGATGGTTTATATTTACCATCATGACGCATAGCTTTTATTCTTTCAATTTCACAATCTAGGTCATCCTGGCATGGTTTTTCTTCTTTTGATTCTTTTGCACATTTAGCAGATGATATACCTGCAATATTTCCAAATACCTGAGTGTCAGCTAGTGCATTTCCACCAAGACGGTTTGCTCCATGTACACCAGAGGTTGCTTCTCCTGCTGCAAATAATCCTTCTACATTAGTTTTACATTCAAGGTCAATTTTTATTCCACCCATAAAGTGGTGTGCTGTAGGTGCTACTTCCATTGGCTCTTTTGTTATGTCAACACCAACATCCTTAAATTGCTGTACCATTGTATGAAGCTTTTTATGTACTTGTTCATCAGGTAAGTGTTCTACAGATAAGTATACTCCACCATTTTCTGTTCCACGTCCTTCCTGAATTTCTGTATAGATTGATCTTGCTACAATATCACGAGTTGCAAGTTCTCCACGTGGATCATACTTGGTCATGAATCTTTCACCTTCACTGTTTATGAGATGTCCACCTTCTCCACGTACAGCTTCTGTGATCAATACTCCTCTTCTTGATACAGGTGATAACATTCCTGTTGGATGGAATTGTACCATTTCCATATCCATTACATCTGCACCAACATCGTATGCCATCATTATTCCATCACCAGTTTTCTGGAATGCATTTGATGTTACAGGATATAGCCATCCACATCCACCTGTTGCCATTACTGTTGCTTTTGTATGATATACTATGATACTACTATCTTGTAGTGATACACCTACTGCTGCTACAATCTTTGTATGATCTTCATTATAGAGTAGTTTTGTAATCATTACCTCATCATGTACTTCTATATTTTCACGTACAACTTCCTGTTTTAGTCCAAGCATCATTTCATGACCTGTTTCATCACCTTTAAAGCATGTACGTCTGTAGCTTTGTCCACCAAATGCACGTTGTGCAAGTCTTCCATCATCTTGTCTGTCAAAGAGTGATCCATATGCTTCAAGTTTTACGAGTTGTTTTGGTGATTCTGTTACAAGTTTATGAACAAGCATCATATCATTTAGGAAGGATCCACCTTTAAGTGTATCTTGAATGTGAAGTTGAAGTGAATCTTCCTCATCAACATATCCAAATACTGCATTATATCCACCTTCTGCAAGTACTGTACATCCTGATTTAAAACTTAATCCTTTAGATACAATTATTACATCTTCTCCTTCTTCACTTGCAACAATTCCACATTTACATCCTGCTCCACCAGAACCTATTACAAGTACATCACATGAATATTCCTTAATTTTCATAAATAAATCCTCATCCTCTTATCTTTTATCTTATTATTTTCTTATTTTTTAACTATATTTTCTAAAGTTCCAATATTCTCTATTGTTACTTTTACAACATCACCACATTCAAGTTGTCCTACACCTGGTGGTGTTCCTGTTGCTATTACATCACCTGGATTTAATGTCATAATATTAGATATGTATTCAACAAGATGTGATGGTGTGAAAATCATATTTTTTGTATTAGAATTTTGACGTATTTCACCATTTACTTCAAGTTTAATATCAAGATTTTCAGCATCTACATCTGTTGAAACTACAGGACCATATGGTGCAAAGCTGTCAAATGATTTTGCACGTGTCCATTGTCCATCCTTATTTTGAAGATCTCGTGCTGTAACATCATTAAATACACTAAAACCTAAGAGGTATTCATCTTTATTATTATCTCTTGTAATCTTATCAAGAATTACTATTGCAAGTTCTCCTTCATAGTCAAGTTGTTTGACACCATCTGGATAGATAATTTCTTCATCATTTGCAATTACTGCTGTTGATGGTTTAATAAAGAGTAATGGTTCACTTGGAAGTTGCATATCTAATTCTTTTGCATGATCATAGTAGTTAAGTCCTACACATACAACCTTTGTTACATCAGTTGGTGGTAATATTTTAACAGAGTCTATATCATCACATACACTATCATGGTAAGATGCTTTAATTTCATCTTCATTATGTGCTGCATCGATAATATTTGAATAGTTTAGTCTGTAGATTTTATTATCCTCTACTATTGCTGTATATATTTCATCTTCAAATTCATATCTAATATATTTCATATTAATCAGTTTTCAAGTATTCTTTCAATTGGTACAACAAGTAAGTCTTTTGCACCTATTTTACGGAGTTTGTTAATTGTTGAAAATACCTCTTTTTCTGAAATTACTGAGTGAACTGCTACCATATTATCATCACCATATACTTCAGATACTGTAGGTCCACCCATACCTGGTATTACATCTTTTACCTTGTCAAGATCTTCTTTATGAACATTTACCATTAACAGTTTTTTACCATCTGCATGTAATACTCCAATAATTCCAGTTTTTATTTCTTCAATTTTTTCAAATTTAGTTTTGAAACTTTCCTTATTTGCAATTAAATGTACAGAACTTGTTATGATTGTGTCAACTTCACGTAGATGGTTCATTTTAAGTGTTGTTCCTGTACTTGTAAGATCTGCTATTGCATCAGCTATTCCTATAAGTGGTGCTACTTCTGTTGCTCCACTAAGTGCTAGTATTTTTGCATCTATTCCATTTTCATCAAGATATTTTTTTGTTATTGTTGGAAATTCTGTTGCTATTGTTTTTATTTTCTTAATATCTTCTTTTGTCTTATACTCTGAATCTTCTGGTACTGCAACAACTAGTCTTGTTGCTCCAAATTTAAGATCTTCTAGCATTTCTACATCAACATCTTTTTCACAAACAAGATCATATCCTGTAATTCCTATGTCTGCTGCTCCATCTGCAACATATTCTGGTATGTCTGCTGCACGTGTAAACATTACACTTATTTCTGGGTCAAATGTGTTTGAAAATAGTTTACGATTTGAATTATCTGTTAGTCCGATACCTGCTTTTTCTAGAAGTTCTACAGCAGGACCACTTATACGTCCCTTGGAAGGAAGAGCTATTCGTATGTTCATGGTATTATGTTCCTCCATTTTAAAAATATAGTTTTAATTTATTATTTTTTTTTAATATTGTTTTGATGATTAATTTTTCTCCACATTTTTATATCGAGAAAATATCATTATTATTATAATAAAATTTAATTTAATGTTTAAATTAATTATAATATATATTATATCATTGAATATAATTAAATTTTATATACTTAGGATTTTATTTAAAAAAAATTTATATGGGGAAATAAGATATTTATGCTAAATTTTGAAGGTGTTATATCTTCAGGACTACAGAAAGCTGGAGATTTTATTAAGCTTGATGTTTATAAAAGTCAGTATGAAGAAAAGTTAGGCTTTATGCCCTTTGCTGGTACATTAAATATTAAGCTTAAAGATGATATAGAAATTGATATTGAAAATGAGCATTCAGGTAATCTTCAAAAAATTGATGGTAATGATGATTATGGTGATGTATTCTTTTTATTTGCACAGATTACTGATTTAAAAAATAATATTACAAAGTCTGGTGCAATTCTTTTTCCAATAAAAAGTGTTTATACAACTAATACTCTTGAATTTGTATGTGAGGATAATCTTCGTCAATGTATGGATCTTGAAGATGATGATGAAGTTATTCTTGAAATAAAAAATTAATTTAAATTTTTTGATGTATGATAAATTTTACTTTTTCTTTATAAAAACATATATTGTATAAAAATTAAAAATATATTTAATATAATTTAAAAAAGATTTACTAAAGAAGGCTTACTTTAAATATATACCTTAGGAGGATGAAGTAATGGACAATGAAGACAAATTAATAACAAATATCAATCTAGAGGAATCTTTAATTAGAAAAATAGGTGACAATACATTTCTTAAAATAATTCCATCAGAAAAGATTGTTGAAACATCAACAATTGAACAGGAAAACATTACAAAACCTATTAGTCAGGTTGATAAGGTAATTATTAAAGCAGCACCTGTTGAACTTAACTTATATAAAAGTGGTAGTAATTTTAAGTATGAAACAAAATGGATTACCCAAGATGATGAAACCATTGAAATTCCAGCAAGTGATTTAAGAACTATTTATAACACTCTTGATGAGAAAGATTTAGTTGTTGCTGATGAAAAATTAAATTTATCTAATATTTTCAGTATGATTATTAAACAAGATACACTTAAACGTAAAATTGAAAATATTAAAGAAGAAATGTAAATACAACTTTTTAATTAATTTTTTTTAGAAGATAAAAAATAGAAAAAGAGATTAAATAATAAATAATTTTTTTAATAAAAAAAAAGGTAGTGGATAAATTAGATTATCTAAAAAAAATAAATTCTCTTTTCTAATTCTACTTTTTTTAAATTAACACTAAAGTCCACTAAATTACTAGTTTTAAGTTGAAATGCACAGATATTTATGCATATTTTTAATATTATTATATATTCCTAGTTTTTGTAGAGATCACATATTTCATCATATGTAAGATAGCCTCTAAATTCTGGTTTTTGTGCCATTTCATAGATTTTCATAACATCAAGATCTTTATTTACAACATCTTTTGATGCTTTTGTGAACTTTTCAAGTTGTAAGTAATCTTCTGGTACTCTACCTTTAGATTCAAACTTAGCTTTTGTTACATTCCATACATTTTCACGTTCAAGACCT
Coding sequences:
- the tfrA gene encoding fumarate reductase (CoM/CoB) subunit TfrA, with translation MKIKEYSCDVLVIGSGGAGCKCGIVASEEGEDVIIVSKGLSFKSGCTVLAEGGYNAVFGYVDEEDSLQLHIQDTLKGGSFLNDMMLVHKLVTESPKQLVKLEAYGSLFDRQDDGRLAQRAFGGQSYRRTCFKGDETGHEMMLGLKQEVVRENIEVHDEVMITKLLYNEDHTKIVAAVGVSLQDSSIIVYHTKATVMATGGCGWLYPVTSNAFQKTGDGIMMAYDVGADVMDMEMVQFHPTGMLSPVSRRGVLITEAVRGEGGHLINSEGERFMTKYDPRGELATRDIVARSIYTEIQEGRGTENGGVYLSVEHLPDEQVHKKLHTMVQQFKDVGVDITKEPMEVAPTAHHFMGGIKIDLECKTNVEGLFAAGEATSGVHGANRLGGNALADTQVFGNIAGISSAKCAKESKEEKPCQDDLDCEIERIKAMRHDGKYKPSAIKSELQHIMWDHVAIIRDEEGLLEAQSKLDELEKKTEDMKVPGFDEFNAELITSLEIKSMIRLAKLIVKSALLRKESRGAHYRTDYPELNDEEYLKSFILNKDEDVRTIERGFDAY
- a CDS encoding CTP-dependent riboflavin kinase, whose translation is MLNFEGVISSGLQKAGDFIKLDVYKSQYEEKLGFMPFAGTLNIKLKDDIEIDIENEHSGNLQKIDGNDDYGDVFFLFAQITDLKNNITKSGAILFPIKSVYTTNTLEFVCEDNLRQCMDLEDDDEVILEIKN
- the hisG gene encoding ATP phosphoribosyltransferase; its protein translation is MNIRIALPSKGRISGPAVELLEKAGIGLTDNSNRKLFSNTFDPEISVMFTRAADIPEYVADGAADIGITGYDLVCEKDVDVEMLEDLKFGATRLVVAVPEDSEYKTKEDIKKIKTIATEFPTITKKYLDENGIDAKILALSGATEVAPLIGIADAIADLTSTGTTLKMNHLREVDTIITSSVHLIANKESFKTKFEKIEEIKTGIIGVLHADGKKLLMVNVHKEDLDKVKDVIPGMGGPTVSEVYGDDNMVAVHSVISEKEVFSTINKLRKIGAKDLLVVPIERILEN
- a CDS encoding fumarylacetoacetate hydrolase family protein, with amino-acid sequence MKYIRYEFEDEIYTAIVEDNKIYRLNYSNIIDAAHNEDEIKASYHDSVCDDIDSVKILPPTDVTKVVCVGLNYYDHAKELDMQLPSEPLLFIKPSTAVIANDEEIIYPDGVKQLDYEGELAIVILDKITRDNNKDEYLLGFSVFNDVTARDLQNKDGQWTRAKSFDSFAPYGPVVSTDVDAENLDIKLEVNGEIRQNSNTKNMIFTPSHLVEYISNIMTLNPGDVIATGTPPGVGQLECGDVVKVTIENIGTLENIVKK